A part of Bacillus thuringiensis genomic DNA contains:
- a CDS encoding NAD(P)H-dependent oxidoreductase codes for MKHVIVYAHPNPESFNHAILETVKSELEGKGHEVRVRDLYELNFNPVLGASDFISFSQGNTPEDIKEEQEHISWADSITFIYPVWWAGLPAILKGYVDRVFSHGFAYAYGENGIEKLLSDKKGLLLSTLGNTKEAYLAGGMFEAMKKTADVGIFEFTGIETIEHIFYTSVPSVDDSVRKQYLEEVKDVVNRAF; via the coding sequence ATGAAACATGTAATCGTTTATGCACACCCAAATCCAGAAAGCTTCAACCATGCGATTTTAGAAACGGTAAAAAGTGAATTAGAAGGAAAAGGTCACGAAGTACGCGTTCGCGATCTCTACGAGTTAAACTTTAATCCAGTATTAGGCGCTTCCGATTTCATCTCATTTTCTCAAGGAAACACACCAGAAGATATTAAAGAAGAACAAGAACATATCTCTTGGGCTGATAGCATTACATTCATTTATCCAGTTTGGTGGGCAGGACTTCCTGCTATTTTAAAAGGATACGTCGACCGTGTATTTAGCCACGGCTTCGCTTATGCTTACGGTGAAAATGGTATTGAGAAGTTATTAAGCGATAAAAAAGGCTTATTATTATCTACACTGGGAAATACGAAAGAGGCATACCTAGCCGGCGGTATGTTTGAAGCAATGAAGAAAACAGCAGATGTTGGTATCTTTGAATTTACAGGCATCGAAACAATTGAGCATATATTCTATACAAGCGTTCCTTCTGTGGATGACAGTGTGCGTAAACAATATCTTGAAGAAGTTAAAGATGTTGTGAATCGTGCATTTTAA
- a CDS encoding PqqD family protein codes for MNITYVKKDSVVFTEVDGEAVLLDTKAGTYFGLDEMGSFVWRQIENKLNADEIIELVKNNYQIDSSQLETVKNDIGSFLSKLEEKSLVYQGDQK; via the coding sequence ATGAATATAACATATGTGAAGAAAGATAGTGTGGTTTTTACTGAAGTAGATGGAGAGGCAGTATTATTAGATACGAAAGCAGGCACATATTTTGGACTCGATGAAATGGGATCTTTTGTTTGGAGACAAATTGAGAATAAGTTAAATGCGGATGAGATTATTGAATTAGTAAAAAATAATTATCAAATAGATAGCTCGCAGCTAGAAACTGTAAAAAATGATATTGGTAGCTTTTTAAGTAAATTAGAAGAGAAATCATTAGTCTATCAAGGTGATCAAAAATGA
- a CDS encoding ABC transporter ATP-binding protein — translation MFKRMKIQKEDIYAVKWIMKTISKEWKTALIVLLCIGVTSLLGPLSPLVLKEIIDHGLQGNSQYSLTVLLMAFAVLPLLFGIANLFLRYFSSSLSEKTSNILQLEMYNRVMDKSMNFFISNKSGQVLQRVLQEPGEVNSHLSTITTQFASKIFLLGTTLFTMFMLSPSLTFTALLFVPLILLPSPFFSRWTVPINVKSWNYRAESISKIQETMNMNGIFLIKTLGTQETERNHFKKIITSISKYNIFSSTLMEGMGALTSFLAVFAPIAVFWVASTEVTKGEISIGTIVAFSTYLVQLSDLTQTLAGVWTRIPVFMKALKRLLEFRDSEDEIKFPEKGYEGKEIKGEVQFDNVDFRYDEQSKVLNNMSFQIQAGQKIALVGESGGGKTTIANLMSRLCEPTAGEILIDGVNIKNFDRETFTRLISYVPQEPFLFHMSIRDNIAYGCGDVTEEAIMNAAKKAYIHDAIMDMEDQYDTIVGEKGFRLSTGQKQRIAIARIFLKDSRIVILDEVTASLDAFSENAVKKAIFNILKDRTAIIIAHRLSTITECDNIFLLDQGTIYEQGNFDTLMQIEGKFKALYNSQNERHTIKVG, via the coding sequence ATGTTTAAAAGAATGAAAATTCAGAAAGAAGATATTTACGCAGTGAAATGGATTATGAAAACAATTTCCAAAGAATGGAAAACAGCTTTGATCGTCTTACTATGTATTGGAGTTACGAGTTTGCTTGGGCCGTTATCACCGCTTGTTTTAAAAGAGATAATCGATCATGGTTTGCAAGGAAATAGCCAATACTCTTTAACGGTACTTTTAATGGCTTTTGCGGTATTGCCACTTTTATTTGGAATCGCGAATCTCTTCTTACGGTACTTCTCAAGTTCTTTATCGGAGAAAACATCGAATATTTTGCAATTAGAAATGTATAACCGAGTGATGGATAAATCAATGAATTTCTTCATTAGTAATAAGAGCGGTCAAGTTTTGCAGCGTGTTTTACAAGAGCCAGGAGAAGTGAATTCACATTTATCGACAATTACAACCCAATTTGCTTCGAAAATATTTTTACTAGGTACAACATTATTCACGATGTTTATGCTCAGTCCTAGCTTAACATTTACAGCATTGTTATTTGTTCCCTTAATTTTATTACCCAGCCCATTTTTCTCTCGTTGGACAGTACCTATAAATGTTAAATCATGGAATTATAGAGCGGAATCTATTTCTAAAATTCAAGAAACAATGAATATGAATGGGATTTTTTTAATAAAGACGCTTGGAACACAAGAGACAGAACGAAATCATTTTAAGAAAATTATTACATCTATCTCGAAATATAACATTTTTAGCTCAACTCTTATGGAAGGAATGGGGGCATTGACTAGCTTTTTGGCTGTATTTGCACCTATAGCAGTATTTTGGGTAGCTAGTACAGAGGTTACAAAAGGAGAGATTAGTATTGGAACGATAGTGGCATTTTCTACTTACTTAGTGCAATTATCAGATCTAACACAAACATTGGCAGGTGTATGGACAAGAATACCTGTTTTTATGAAAGCATTAAAGCGGTTGTTGGAATTTAGAGATAGTGAAGATGAAATAAAATTCCCGGAAAAAGGATATGAAGGAAAAGAGATAAAAGGTGAAGTTCAATTTGATAATGTAGATTTTCGCTATGATGAACAATCTAAAGTTTTAAATAATATGTCGTTTCAAATACAAGCTGGTCAAAAAATTGCACTTGTTGGAGAAAGTGGTGGAGGCAAAACGACTATAGCTAATTTGATGAGTAGGTTATGTGAGCCTACTGCGGGTGAAATTTTGATTGATGGAGTTAATATTAAGAATTTTGATAGGGAAACTTTTACTCGCTTAATAAGCTATGTACCACAAGAACCATTCTTATTCCATATGTCTATTCGAGATAATATTGCTTATGGATGTGGAGACGTAACAGAAGAGGCAATTATGAATGCTGCTAAAAAGGCATATATCCATGATGCTATTATGGATATGGAAGATCAGTACGACACAATCGTTGGGGAGAAGGGATTCAGACTATCGACGGGACAAAAGCAAAGAATAGCGATAGCGAGGATCTTTTTAAAGGATAGTAGGATTGTCATATTAGATGAGGTTACAGCATCATTAGATGCTTTTTCAGAAAATGCAGTGAAGAAGGCAATTTTTAATATTTTAAAAGATAGAACGGCTATCATTATTGCACATCGTCTTTCAACGATTACGGAATGCGATAATATCTTTTTACTAGATCAAGGAACCATATATGAGCAAGGAAATTTTGATACATTGATGCAAATAGAAGGGAAATTTAAAGCACTTTATAACAGTCAAAATGAGAGACATACTATAAAAGTAGGATAA
- a CDS encoding TIGR01457 family HAD-type hydrolase → MYKGYLIDLDGTMYRGEEQIEEASDFVKALGERGVPYLFVTNNSTRKPEQVAEKLVRFDIPAKAEQVFTTSMATANFIYERKQDATVYMIGEEGLHDALVEKGFELVDENPDFVVVGLDRDITYEKLAKACLAVRNGATFISTNGDIAIPTERGLLPGNGSLTSVVAVSTGVDPIFIGKPESIIMEQALKVLGIGKDEALMVGDNYDTDILAGVNAGMHTLLVHTGVTTVEKLTEYEVQPTQVVHNLTEWIEKM, encoded by the coding sequence ATGTATAAAGGTTATTTAATTGACTTAGACGGTACGATGTATCGCGGAGAAGAACAAATTGAAGAAGCGAGCGACTTCGTAAAAGCGTTAGGAGAGCGCGGCGTTCCTTATTTGTTCGTTACGAATAATTCAACACGTAAACCAGAACAAGTGGCAGAAAAACTTGTTCGTTTCGATATTCCAGCGAAAGCAGAGCAAGTATTCACAACGAGTATGGCGACAGCGAACTTCATTTATGAACGTAAACAAGACGCAACTGTATATATGATTGGTGAAGAAGGGTTACATGATGCGCTTGTGGAAAAGGGATTTGAACTTGTGGATGAAAATCCTGATTTCGTTGTTGTCGGTTTAGATCGTGACATCACATATGAAAAATTAGCAAAAGCTTGTCTTGCTGTGCGTAACGGCGCAACGTTTATTTCTACAAATGGAGATATTGCTATTCCGACTGAGCGCGGATTATTACCAGGTAACGGTTCATTAACATCAGTTGTAGCAGTATCAACAGGTGTTGATCCAATCTTTATCGGAAAACCAGAATCAATTATTATGGAACAAGCGTTAAAAGTGCTTGGTATAGGAAAAGATGAAGCATTAATGGTTGGGGATAACTACGATACAGACATTTTAGCGGGAGTAAATGCTGGCATGCATACGCTTCTTGTCCACACTGGAGTCACAACTGTGGAGAAGTTAACAGAATATGAAGTACAACCAACGCAAGTTGTGCATAACTTGACGGAGTGGATTGAGAAGATGTAA
- a CDS encoding asparagine synthetase B family protein — protein MSGITGVYYKENLIPDRAAVLRMINENLTRGNDYVQVYVEEQIGFGFNALNLTTESMRERQPFSKEGITIMADVRLDRRERLVNEFNQSGMHSSIQETDVELLWKAYRKWGIDFPKYIYGEFSFAIWDANVKRLLCGRDYLGFRPLFYKWNGKNLEFSSMLEGLIYGTNHSLKWDREYFIEYITEQGFVRTDKTPYEGVKRLPAASILILQEGRLEVKKYWDIEHVKNIEYSDSESYEERFREIFFQAVKDCMRSSSPVSVAMSGGLDSTSIFSVGQLLNEKNNKAEFFPVSLVFDKYASDDERKYIELINQKYNVRSHEIVADDLWSFKNFPYDAPSTAEPFVNASTFGVQESLYAKAKEANANIMLTGAGGDEVLSGSNLVISDYIWNFKWGKAIRDVKQLAYLREEPFFKNLLHYGIHPLFKKVQMNASPWLAKDIQDAMTVKGIARGRLARGKQENQITTNITPFIDQYIAAPLGMEARHPFLDRELVEFLIAIPMEQKLQGSIKKLILKNAMKEILPEPIRKRIDKTAHYSVIYSGLQREWPEMAKAYSKGYLADLGLVDHDGFKKDLHLWRQGETNNVDYLWTIATLELWFYRLDNKQPKKLHG, from the coding sequence ATGAGCGGAATTACTGGTGTGTATTATAAAGAAAATCTCATCCCAGATCGGGCTGCTGTATTGCGTATGATAAATGAAAACTTAACGAGAGGGAATGATTACGTACAAGTATATGTAGAAGAACAAATTGGTTTTGGTTTTAATGCACTTAATTTAACAACTGAATCAATGAGAGAACGGCAACCTTTTTCTAAAGAAGGAATAACGATTATGGCTGATGTAAGGTTAGATCGTAGAGAACGATTAGTTAATGAATTTAATCAAAGTGGTATGCACTCTTCCATTCAAGAAACAGATGTTGAGCTGTTATGGAAGGCTTATAGAAAATGGGGAATCGACTTTCCAAAATATATTTATGGAGAATTTTCCTTTGCTATATGGGATGCCAATGTAAAAAGATTACTTTGTGGTCGAGATTATTTAGGATTTAGACCATTGTTTTATAAATGGAATGGTAAAAACCTAGAGTTTTCTAGCATGTTAGAAGGACTTATATATGGTACAAATCATTCATTGAAATGGGACAGAGAATATTTTATTGAATACATTACAGAACAAGGATTTGTTAGAACAGATAAGACTCCGTATGAGGGAGTTAAGAGGCTGCCAGCAGCAAGTATTTTAATCCTGCAAGAGGGGCGTCTAGAAGTAAAGAAATATTGGGATATTGAGCATGTTAAAAACATTGAATATTCAGATTCCGAAAGTTATGAAGAACGTTTTCGTGAAATCTTTTTCCAAGCCGTTAAAGATTGTATGCGATCGAGCTCACCAGTATCAGTTGCTATGAGTGGTGGACTAGATTCAACTAGTATTTTTTCAGTTGGACAGTTACTAAATGAAAAAAATAACAAAGCAGAATTTTTCCCTGTATCCCTTGTTTTTGATAAGTACGCCTCAGATGATGAAAGGAAGTACATTGAATTAATAAACCAAAAATACAATGTTCGCTCACATGAAATTGTAGCAGATGATTTATGGAGCTTTAAAAACTTCCCATATGATGCACCATCTACAGCGGAGCCATTTGTAAATGCATCTACTTTTGGAGTACAAGAAAGTTTATATGCGAAAGCGAAGGAAGCAAATGCAAATATAATGTTAACTGGAGCTGGGGGAGATGAAGTGCTTTCTGGAAGTAACTTAGTAATTTCCGATTATATTTGGAACTTCAAATGGGGGAAGGCAATTAGAGATGTAAAACAATTAGCATATTTGAGGGAAGAACCATTCTTTAAAAATCTTCTTCACTATGGAATCCATCCATTATTCAAAAAAGTACAGATGAATGCTAGCCCTTGGCTAGCGAAAGATATTCAAGATGCTATGACGGTTAAGGGGATTGCACGGGGAAGACTAGCGAGAGGGAAACAAGAAAATCAAATCACAACTAATATTACTCCTTTTATCGATCAATATATCGCAGCTCCACTAGGAATGGAGGCAAGACATCCGTTTCTTGATAGAGAATTAGTAGAGTTCTTAATTGCTATACCAATGGAGCAAAAATTACAAGGATCTATTAAAAAATTAATATTAAAAAATGCTATGAAGGAAATACTGCCAGAACCAATTCGAAAGCGAATTGATAAAACAGCTCACTACTCTGTAATTTATTCTGGTTTACAACGTGAATGGCCAGAAATGGCTAAAGCATATAGTAAAGGATATTTAGCTGATCTCGGATTGGTTGATCATGATGGATTCAAAAAAGATCTTCACCTATGGAGACAAGGAGAAACGAATAATGTTGACTATTTGTGGACGATTGCAACTTTAGAATTATGGTTTTATAGGTTAGACAATAAGCAACCTAAAAAGTTGCATGGTTAA
- a CDS encoding ABC transporter ATP-binding protein → MNIIEIEGLEKSFDLGDSETKVLKGIDFQIQKGDFVCIMGASGSGKTTLLQLLGGLDLPTKGNIRIENTEISSLKEKELALFRRHKIGFIFQQFNLIPVFNAEENVGLPLLLDNVSQKKATVTAKRLLEIVGLKGKEKYLPSQLSGGQQQRIAIARAFANEPAIILADEPTGALDSENSKNIIAALRNACDELGQTAVVVTHDPFVAAHADKVIFLLDGRIIYEHAESKGWKFRNISQQVARIQEIMNTHFKVGGRDDALGN, encoded by the coding sequence ATGAACATTATTGAGATTGAAGGACTAGAAAAATCATTTGACCTTGGTGATAGTGAAACAAAAGTTTTAAAAGGAATAGATTTTCAGATTCAAAAAGGTGACTTTGTATGTATTATGGGAGCAAGTGGATCTGGTAAAACGACATTGTTACAGTTACTCGGAGGATTAGATCTACCGACTAAGGGTAACATTCGAATAGAAAATACAGAAATATCATCATTAAAAGAAAAGGAACTTGCTTTATTCCGGAGACATAAAATTGGATTTATTTTTCAACAGTTTAATTTAATTCCAGTTTTTAATGCGGAAGAAAATGTTGGTTTACCGCTATTATTAGATAATGTATCTCAGAAAAAAGCAACAGTTACAGCAAAGCGTTTACTTGAAATTGTCGGTTTAAAGGGAAAAGAAAAATATCTTCCGTCTCAGCTATCAGGTGGTCAGCAGCAACGTATTGCAATTGCAAGAGCTTTTGCGAATGAGCCAGCTATTATATTAGCCGATGAGCCAACAGGGGCATTGGATTCTGAAAATAGCAAAAATATTATTGCTGCTTTGCGAAATGCTTGTGATGAGTTAGGGCAAACCGCTGTTGTTGTTACACATGATCCATTTGTTGCTGCTCATGCAGATAAGGTGATTTTCTTATTAGATGGTCGGATCATTTATGAGCATGCAGAAAGTAAGGGGTGGAAATTCCGTAATATCTCTCAACAAGTTGCTCGTATTCAAGAAATTATGAATACGCACTTTAAGGTAGGAGGTAGGGACGATGCATTGGGCAATTAA
- a CDS encoding FtsX-like permease family protein produces the protein MHWAIKYAAKSIKQNWLRNMLIALGAALGVMLATMLLLGNQSVEQTVHQQVVSRYGDYDMQFGYVKNDAYLNDGELKKIDSLENAEKISKILIPYPMPNQKELTGKPSYWGVEKDSPDMLSYKLAEGRYPEQGAEVAITKGYAEREHIKVGEEIKLPFPPHGEKSVKVVGVLNPPAMAAMGHSAYFPIRWLQDELQLNGKFNLVQIKVFDPSVKGIIASDLNKKLEDVKIDQRTYVDKAFERLNVMKPLIFSLGGIALFVVALLIMGSFFLSVRSRFKQWALLRALGSNPNQVIMVVLLEALFIGGIGSLAGVILGASTHQITASFINQWVNAESTGNEVFAISGTLLLITFILGMIMSVVGAIIPAFMVRKIPPVQALRPGLPSDQKKERKWSIISVCILFIGTLIGLGGSFIEKYIGFNPSAIGAIFFAIGLLFTIPLFIRLLTPIVSKPLQAIFRVETAISSRNVVRYRQKAAVSVAILAFGFMLSLVGTMYVNSMYEGMKQGLEKNLPADLVIRVPVEVQETESLPFSWLSKVQKVNGIKESVGIAPDSTSKLIDYNFKKANQEWYEFMKTRKLDYELMEVAGVDIVAFQKITKMNVVSGRELSTPLKNGEGVITKETAKNLGIKLNETISIQAKGKQVQQIKIVSIIEKDLRLRGSYVFVNEQWAQSAFNLKGYESIQVMTDSKVPFEKIKEEVKSITSGRDNVEVINSNDLLQEQQQLLSQMVTLIRLLVGIIFVISGIGLMNAIVASLHERRAEISMIRAVGAIPKQMRRIVWLEGTLLGAIAGVIGIGGGLIFSYIVLSSLELTAFIVPYDQIIFLAIASILLGAGAASIAAFQLRQFKLSDTLKELSA, from the coding sequence ATGCATTGGGCAATTAAGTATGCAGCGAAATCAATTAAACAAAATTGGTTAAGAAATATGTTAATTGCGCTTGGAGCGGCTCTAGGTGTTATGTTGGCAACTATGCTATTGCTTGGAAATCAATCTGTAGAGCAAACAGTTCATCAACAAGTAGTAAGCCGTTATGGTGATTATGATATGCAATTTGGGTATGTGAAAAATGATGCATACTTAAATGATGGAGAACTAAAAAAAATCGATAGTTTAGAAAACGCTGAAAAAATATCAAAAATATTAATTCCGTATCCAATGCCAAACCAGAAAGAGCTTACTGGAAAACCATCGTATTGGGGAGTTGAAAAAGATTCTCCGGACATGCTTTCTTATAAATTGGCAGAAGGAAGATATCCAGAACAAGGAGCAGAAGTTGCTATTACAAAAGGATATGCTGAGCGGGAACATATAAAGGTAGGAGAGGAAATAAAGTTACCCTTTCCTCCACACGGTGAAAAATCAGTTAAAGTTGTTGGGGTATTAAATCCTCCAGCGATGGCAGCGATGGGGCATAGTGCTTATTTCCCTATTCGTTGGCTACAAGATGAATTGCAGTTAAATGGAAAGTTCAATCTTGTTCAAATAAAAGTGTTTGATCCGAGTGTAAAAGGGATAATAGCTTCTGACTTAAATAAGAAGCTAGAAGATGTGAAAATTGATCAACGTACATATGTAGACAAGGCATTTGAACGATTAAACGTCATGAAACCATTAATATTTAGCCTTGGTGGAATTGCATTATTTGTGGTAGCACTTTTAATTATGGGAAGCTTTTTCTTATCTGTTCGTAGCAGGTTTAAGCAATGGGCACTTTTACGAGCGCTTGGCAGTAATCCAAACCAAGTTATTATGGTTGTACTATTAGAAGCATTGTTTATCGGAGGTATTGGTTCTTTAGCGGGGGTAATTTTAGGTGCTTCTACGCATCAAATTACCGCATCCTTTATAAATCAATGGGTGAATGCTGAAAGTACAGGGAACGAAGTATTTGCTATCTCAGGAACGCTTTTACTTATTACCTTTATCCTAGGAATGATTATGTCAGTAGTAGGAGCAATCATTCCGGCGTTTATGGTAAGAAAGATTCCACCAGTTCAAGCATTAAGACCTGGACTTCCAAGTGATCAAAAGAAGGAAAGAAAATGGAGTATAATTAGTGTTTGTATTTTATTCATTGGTACGTTAATTGGTCTGGGTGGGTCGTTTATTGAAAAATATATAGGGTTTAATCCTAGTGCAATTGGGGCAATCTTTTTTGCAATTGGCTTATTGTTTACAATACCTTTATTTATTCGCTTACTTACTCCAATTGTTTCTAAACCGTTGCAAGCTATATTTCGTGTTGAAACGGCCATTAGTAGCCGAAATGTAGTACGTTATCGTCAAAAAGCTGCTGTTTCAGTTGCAATATTGGCATTTGGATTTATGCTGTCTCTTGTAGGGACAATGTACGTGAATTCTATGTATGAAGGCATGAAGCAAGGACTAGAGAAGAACTTGCCGGCAGATTTAGTAATCCGTGTTCCTGTTGAAGTACAGGAAACAGAATCATTACCTTTCAGCTGGTTATCTAAAGTTCAAAAAGTTAATGGTATAAAAGAAAGCGTAGGAATAGCTCCAGATTCTACATCTAAGTTAATTGATTATAACTTTAAAAAGGCAAATCAAGAGTGGTACGAGTTTATGAAAACTCGTAAACTTGATTATGAATTAATGGAAGTTGCAGGAGTAGATATTGTAGCATTCCAAAAAATCACGAAAATGAATGTTGTATCTGGAAGAGAATTAAGTACGCCATTAAAAAATGGAGAAGGCGTTATCACAAAAGAAACTGCTAAAAATTTAGGAATTAAGCTGAATGAGACAATTTCTATACAAGCAAAAGGAAAACAAGTACAGCAGATAAAAATTGTTTCGATTATTGAAAAGGATTTACGCTTAAGGGGATCATATGTATTTGTAAATGAACAATGGGCTCAGAGCGCATTTAATCTAAAAGGATATGAATCTATTCAAGTAATGACGGATTCAAAGGTTCCTTTTGAGAAAATAAAAGAAGAAGTAAAGAGCATTACAAGTGGAAGAGATAATGTAGAAGTAATTAATAGTAACGATCTTTTACAAGAACAACAACAATTGTTATCACAAATGGTTACTTTAATTCGCTTATTAGTAGGTATTATCTTTGTTATCTCAGGAATTGGTTTAATGAATGCAATTGTAGCAAGTCTACATGAAAGACGTGCTGAAATTAGTATGATTCGTGCAGTAGGTGCGATACCGAAGCAAATGAGAAGAATTGTATGGTTGGAAGGAACCCTACTTGGAGCTATAGCAGGAGTTATTGGAATTGGAGGGGGGCTAATTTTTAGCTATATTGTTTTATCAAGCCTAGAATTAACGGCCTTTATTGTTCCATATGATCAAATTATTTTCCTTGCTATTGCAAGTATTTTACTTGGAGCAGGTGCAGCAAGTATTGCAGCATTCCAACTTCGTCAATTTAAATTAAGCGATACGTTAAAAGAATTATCTGCATAA
- a CDS encoding lasso peptide biosynthesis B2 protein, which yields MMKYIQIIYETLLVNYYLKKYEFGYITELYGSKYGQLNQEGDMEKEKLTRLLNKIDKVCFWFFGNAQCLHRSLIGFKLVRKWGLPAELVIGVKKFPFGSHAWLEHDGSVVNDIQTVKESYIEVLRIGGQK from the coding sequence ATGATGAAATATATTCAGATTATTTATGAAACGTTACTAGTAAATTATTATCTTAAAAAATATGAGTTTGGTTATATAACCGAATTATACGGTTCGAAATATGGGCAATTAAATCAAGAAGGGGATATGGAGAAAGAGAAGCTAACACGACTATTAAACAAAATTGATAAAGTATGCTTTTGGTTTTTCGGAAATGCCCAGTGTTTACATCGTTCCTTAATTGGCTTTAAGTTAGTACGTAAATGGGGACTCCCTGCTGAATTAGTAATAGGAGTAAAAAAATTTCCTTTTGGCTCACACGCTTGGTTAGAACATGATGGATCAGTTGTAAATGATATACAGACTGTAAAAGAATCTTATATTGAGGTATTAAGAATAGGAGGCCAAAAATGA
- a CDS encoding helix-turn-helix transcriptional regulator — protein MGEARTTKDEIVQLLKVKGEHTVAELADVLEITEMAIRRHLSNLEKDGLIYSKMVRQHVGRPTYLYGLSEKGEDTFPKEYKQFAIDMLEDLARMGDEKILRHVLKERTKRMEEQLQKRVSNQKSLAYKVQEIAAMQEKNGYMVQIKRDGENSFVIEKQNCPLKEIAERFSQVCEDEKEMYKRLFAGADVKALANMCEGDCSCSYQVKEKK, from the coding sequence ATGGGGGAAGCACGTACGACGAAAGATGAAATTGTACAATTGTTGAAAGTAAAGGGAGAGCACACGGTAGCGGAACTAGCTGACGTTTTAGAGATTACAGAAATGGCAATCCGAAGACATTTAAGTAATCTCGAGAAAGATGGTTTAATCTATTCCAAGATGGTAAGGCAACATGTCGGAAGACCAACTTATTTGTATGGATTAAGCGAAAAGGGAGAAGATACATTCCCGAAAGAGTATAAGCAATTTGCGATTGATATGTTAGAAGATTTAGCTCGAATGGGCGATGAAAAAATACTTCGTCACGTTTTAAAAGAGAGAACGAAGCGGATGGAAGAACAGTTGCAAAAGCGAGTGAGTAATCAAAAGAGTTTAGCATATAAAGTACAAGAGATAGCAGCTATGCAAGAGAAAAATGGTTATATGGTTCAAATAAAGAGAGATGGAGAGAATTCTTTCGTAATTGAAAAACAAAACTGTCCGTTAAAGGAAATTGCAGAGAGATTCTCGCAAGTATGTGAAGATGAAAAAGAGATGTATAAGCGTTTATTTGCAGGTGCAGATGTGAAAGCGTTAGCAAACATGTGCGAAGGCGATTGTAGTTGTTCTTACCAAGTAAAAGAGAAAAAATGA
- a CDS encoding MauE/DoxX family redox-associated membrane protein, producing the protein MEESLSISLQYAIRLLSLIGAIVYFRSSIGKLKDVYAFKVIIEDYKVFPKFIIPFITVIVPAIEVAVVVGLFIGGSNIFTAALIGACMQFCFALLMAIKVNQVQPNGCGCFGLHSAEKITMKHVSRNVAMFVMFGILVLFPDTYLV; encoded by the coding sequence ATGGAAGAATCTTTAAGTATTAGTTTGCAATATGCGATTCGTTTGTTGAGTTTAATAGGGGCTATTGTTTATTTTAGAAGCTCGATTGGAAAATTGAAAGATGTGTATGCATTTAAAGTAATTATTGAAGATTATAAAGTATTTCCAAAGTTTATAATTCCTTTTATAACAGTAATAGTACCAGCAATTGAGGTCGCAGTAGTAGTAGGACTTTTTATCGGTGGATCTAATATTTTTACTGCTGCTTTAATTGGTGCATGTATGCAATTTTGCTTTGCTTTGCTAATGGCGATCAAGGTTAATCAAGTACAACCGAATGGTTGTGGTTGTTTTGGTCTTCATTCAGCGGAAAAAATTACGATGAAACATGTATCTCGAAATGTTGCGATGTTTGTGATGTTTGGTATTCTAGTTTTGTTTCCTGACACTTATCTCGTTTAA
- a CDS encoding iron ABC transporter substrate-binding protein: MYWMSCIMFVFTLCVLFFVLWKIYKINEMKKSAGKLIAIYPRVKRRWIALLGPAYFIGQCMYIYAQYVSGDINTAEQFFIQSGSYAIASCFMTLIAIHLIKSVQIYEKGVIDGLNFYSYEELKGYKTSTWENSKENIFLYRGREKMNDNVNLLIRQEDMNELERILQRYIPKLMMK; encoded by the coding sequence ATGTACTGGATGTCATGTATTATGTTTGTTTTTACATTATGTGTTTTGTTCTTTGTTCTATGGAAAATATATAAAATAAATGAAATGAAAAAAAGCGCAGGAAAACTTATTGCAATTTATCCTAGGGTAAAACGACGTTGGATTGCGTTACTTGGACCAGCATATTTCATTGGACAATGTATGTATATATATGCTCAGTACGTAAGTGGCGATATTAATACAGCTGAACAGTTTTTCATTCAGTCGGGTAGTTATGCTATAGCAAGTTGTTTTATGACTTTAATAGCTATCCATCTTATTAAAAGCGTACAAATATATGAAAAAGGCGTAATTGACGGATTGAACTTTTATTCATACGAAGAATTAAAAGGCTATAAAACATCAACATGGGAAAATTCAAAAGAAAATATATTTTTATATCGCGGGCGAGAAAAAATGAATGACAATGTAAATTTACTTATTAGACAGGAAGATATGAATGAATTAGAAAGAATTCTTCAAAGATATATTCCGAAATTGATGATGAAATAA